The Miscanthus floridulus cultivar M001 chromosome 17, ASM1932011v1, whole genome shotgun sequence genome has a window encoding:
- the LOC136518510 gene encoding WRKY transcription factor WRKY24-like translates to MSGARHEHHLSGDFQFHDELESLFAHQRPDAPMAQQLQQPWFMDYLHATAAAASPLDYDAFVGDFEDVPPAADEVVKRELVVVDTAAAGSGVGTTSAVPLTPNSMSMSSTSSEACGAGAGAGEESAAGKCKKEDGDGEGHESKDDGSAAAKGDGEGEEKNKKGAAKGKGKGEKRPRQPRFAFMTKSEVDHLEDGYRWRKYGQKAVKNSPFPRSYYRCTTQKCPVKKRVERSYQDAAVVITTYEGKHTHPIPATQRGSSHLLAASHHPMSGLHHVHPHFWMALSPPTALGGVTAGLGGFRPGGANAFDDALGLGLLQPPPPPQQQQQQQGRHHHGAAAMQPLAVSGAAGVEQVNAAAAMASHAALPDGDDQHGLAAIAGTAGTTTAATTTASAPLRMQHFMAQDYAGLLQDMFPSFIHNDDDGHHDNHH, encoded by the exons ATGTCGGGCGCGAGGCATGAGCACCACCTGTCCGGGGACTTCCAGTTCCACGACGAGCTAGAGTCGCTGTTCGCGCATCAGCGGCCCGACGCGCCGATGgcgcagcagctgcagcagccgTGGTTCATGGACTACCTGCACgcgaccgcggcggcggcgtcgccgcTGGACTACGACGCCTTCGTGGGGGACTTCGAGGACGTGCCGCCTGCCGCGGACGAGGTAGTCAAGAGGGAGCTCGTGGTTGTGGACACTGCGGCTGCCGGCAGCGGCGTCGGGACGACGTCGGCGGTGCCGCTCACGCCCAACAGCATGTCGATGTCGTCAACGTCCAGCGAGGCTTGTGGCGCCGGGGCTGGAGCGGGCGAGGAGTCGGCGGCCGGCAAGTGCAAGAAGGAGGATGGCGACGGGGAAGGGCACGAGAGCAAGGACGACGGATCGGCCGCGGCCAAGGGAGACGGGGAAGGAGAGGAGAAGAACAAGAAAGG GGCGGCGAAGGGCAAGGGCAAGGGCGAGAAGCGGCCGCGGCAGCCACGCTTCGCGTTCATGACCAAGAGCGAGGTCGACCACCTCGAGGACGGCTATCGGTGGCGCAAGTACGGCCAGAAAGCCGTCAAGAACAGCCCATTTCCGAG GAGCTACTACCGGTGCACGACGCAGAAGTGCCCGGTGAAGAAGCGGGTGGAGCGGTCGTACCAGGACGCGGCGGTGGTGATCACCACGTACGAGGGCAAGCACACGCACCCCATCCCCGCCACGCAGCGCGGGAGCTCGCACCTCCTCGCCGCCTCGCACCACCCGATGAGCGGCCTCCACCACGTGCACCCGCACTTCTGGATGGCGCTGTCGCCGCCGACGGCGCTCGGCGGCGTCACCGCGGGCCTCGGCGGCTTCAGGCCCGGCGGCGCCAACGCCTTCGACGACGCGCTCGGGCTCGGACtcctgcagccgccgccgccgccgcagcagcagcagcagcagcagggccgCCACCACCACGGCGCCGCCGCCATGCAGCCGCTGGCCGTTAGCGGCGCCGCCGGAGTGGAGCAGgtgaacgccgccgccgccatggcgagCCACGCGGCGCTGCCTGATGGTGACGACCAGCACGGCTTGGCTGCCATCGCAGGTACGGCTGGTACTACTACGGCGGCAACTACTACCGCCAGCGCTCCGCTCCGGATGCAGCACTTCATGGCGCAGGACTATGCTGGGCTCCTGCAGGACATGTTTCCATCCTTCATTCACAACGACGACGATGGCCACCATGACAACCACCATTGA